One Diadema setosum chromosome 8, eeDiaSeto1, whole genome shotgun sequence genomic window carries:
- the LOC140231730 gene encoding microfibril-associated glycoprotein 4-like translates to MARHVATRVFVLLVMFNNIYALCDVKMALWELELANGEKFTAQYVVQSSEMSGCVSTTRNLICTVSYADVFRRAEDVQDVFQWDCSEVAKSRSSASGRYLIKPTGMTQSFEVYCDMSTDGGNWTVLQRRADGSVSFDRLWVDYKFGFGDVMSEHWLGNDKIYHLTAQRDYELRVELGDFEGNEAFAIYKSFRIGNEITKYRLHVSDYSGNAAGDSLSKHNRLQFTSQDSDNDNYLYNCAEDHLGSGWWYDYCIHANLNGYYFNDVPLSVSDVYGICWYDWKGNYYSMERAEMKIRPIRP, encoded by the exons ATGGCAAGACATGTGGCCACCAGAGTTTTCGTCCTTCTTGTCATGTTCAACAACATTTATG CACTCTGCGATGTGAAGATGGCGCTATGGGAACTAGAGCTGGCAAACGGGGAGAAATTTACAGCGCAGTATGTCGTGCAGTCTTCGGAGATGTCGGGATGTGTGTCAACGACTAGGAATCTCATCTGTACGGTGTCCT acGCAGATGTCTTTAGGAGAGCCGAGGATGTGCAAG aCGTGTTTCAATGGGACTGTTCAGAAGTTGCGAAGAGTCGATCAAGCGCTAGTGGGCGCTATTTGATCAAGCCAACCGGCATGACGCAATCTTTCGAGGTTTACTGCGATATGAGCACAGATGGAGGAAATTGGACG GTTTTGCAGCGTCGAGCAGATGGCTCGGTCAGCTTCGATCGCCTGTGGGTCGATTACAAGTTTGGATTCGGCGATGTGATGTCGGAACACTGGCTCGGCAACGACAAGATCTACCACCTGACGGCACAACGTGACTACGAACTACGGGTCGAACTCGGGGACTTCGAAGGGAACGAGGCCTTTGCTATCTACAAATCCTTCAGGATTGGGAACGAAATCACGAAATATCGATTACACGTTTCTGATTACTCCGGCAACGCAG CAGGAGACAGTCTAAGTAAGCACAACCGTCTCCAATTCACCTCGCAGGACAGTGACAACGATAATTACCTTTACAACTGCGCCGAGGACCATCTCGGCAGTGGCTGGTGGTACGACTACTGCATCCACGCTAATCTGAACGGGTATTATTTCAATGACGTTCCGCTTTCGGTCAGCGACGTCTATGGAATCTGCTGGTACGACTGGAAAGGGAACTACTACTCCATGGAAAGGGCGGAGATGAAAATTCGGCCCATAAGACCTTAa